In a genomic window of Stakelama saccharophila:
- a CDS encoding substrate-binding domain-containing protein, with protein MIRRMALIATISLALAACGQQSGRDYIKIVGSSTVYPFSTVVAEQMVNQNPSLKTPVIESTGTGGGMKLFCGGVGVEHPDIADASRPMTPSEYETCRANGVDGIMKIQVGVDGIAFAESNEGPKFALSTAQIYKALAANPMGKPNPYKFWDDIDPSLPHQPIQVFGPPSTSGTRDALAELILAKGCEEVDPQAASLEGDAFDERCKRIREDGAYVDKGENDNMIVQNLNVSPNAIGIFGYSYLEENRDRIHGITIDGVEPTYKNIASGDYPGSRPLFIYVKKQHLDAVPGIKQFLDEYAESWGPKGPLVAKGMIAAPESVRAQSRKIIDQGITLDPSTLK; from the coding sequence ATGATCCGCCGCATGGCGCTGATCGCCACCATCAGCCTCGCACTCGCCGCGTGCGGCCAGCAATCCGGCCGCGACTATATCAAGATCGTGGGATCTTCGACCGTCTATCCCTTCTCGACGGTCGTGGCCGAGCAGATGGTGAACCAAAATCCGTCGCTGAAGACGCCGGTAATCGAATCGACCGGCACCGGCGGCGGCATGAAGCTGTTCTGCGGCGGCGTCGGGGTGGAACATCCCGACATCGCCGATGCGTCCCGTCCGATGACACCGTCGGAATATGAAACGTGCCGCGCAAACGGCGTCGACGGCATCATGAAGATTCAGGTCGGCGTCGACGGCATCGCATTCGCCGAATCGAACGAAGGCCCGAAATTCGCGCTGAGCACGGCGCAAATCTACAAGGCGCTGGCCGCCAACCCGATGGGCAAGCCCAATCCGTACAAGTTCTGGGACGACATCGATCCCTCGCTGCCGCACCAGCCGATCCAGGTCTTCGGGCCGCCCTCGACCAGCGGCACGCGCGATGCGCTCGCCGAACTGATCCTCGCCAAGGGGTGCGAGGAAGTGGACCCGCAGGCAGCCTCGCTGGAAGGCGACGCGTTCGACGAGCGCTGCAAGCGCATCCGCGAGGATGGCGCCTATGTCGACAAGGGCGAGAATGACAACATGATCGTCCAGAACCTGAACGTCAGCCCAAACGCGATCGGCATTTTCGGCTACAGCTATCTCGAGGAAAATCGCGATCGGATCCACGGCATCACGATCGACGGCGTCGAACCGACCTACAAGAATATCGCGAGCGGCGACTATCCGGGTTCGCGGCCGCTGTTCATCTATGTGAAGAAACAGCATCTGGACGCCGTGCCGGGCATCAAGCAGTTCCTGGACGAATATGCCGAATCCTGGGGCCCGAAGGGGCCGCTGGTCGCCAAGGGAATGATCGCGGCGCCGGAATCGGTTAGGGCGCAGAGCCGGAAGATCATCGATCAGGGCATCACGCTCGATCCCTCGACGCTGAAATAA